A genome region from Glutamicibacter arilaitensis Re117 includes the following:
- the kynA gene encoding tryptophan 2,3-dioxygenase, protein MSNHQPQTENQRDIEDGVRTDFKNTMSYGSYLDLDRILSAQHPVSVPEHHDEMLFIIQHQTSELWLKLMLHELLEARRLLEVDDFGKALKCLARVKHIQKTLTEQWSVLATLTPREYAQFRDFLGSSSGFQSFQYRAVEFILGNKHEGMLKVHEADPKAHEVLTKLLHEPGLYDVFLAALARHGYAIPEEVLSRDVTKPWAFQEALVPVFKDIYESEDTRWGFYQACEDLVDVEDNFQAWRFRHMRVVQRTIGFKRGTGGSSGVDFLKRALDLTFFPELFAVRTEIGK, encoded by the coding sequence ATGAGCAATCACCAGCCACAGACCGAGAATCAGCGCGACATTGAAGACGGTGTCCGCACGGATTTCAAAAACACCATGTCCTACGGCAGCTACCTCGACCTGGATCGCATCCTGTCAGCACAGCACCCGGTCAGCGTTCCCGAGCATCACGATGAAATGCTGTTCATTATCCAGCACCAGACCAGCGAACTGTGGCTGAAGCTCATGCTCCACGAACTCCTGGAGGCCCGCCGCCTGCTGGAGGTCGACGATTTCGGCAAGGCGCTGAAATGCCTTGCTCGTGTCAAGCACATCCAAAAGACCCTCACCGAACAGTGGTCCGTACTGGCAACATTGACCCCTCGCGAATACGCGCAGTTCCGCGACTTCCTCGGCTCTTCTTCCGGATTCCAGTCCTTCCAGTACCGCGCCGTCGAATTCATTCTGGGCAACAAGCACGAAGGCATGCTCAAGGTCCACGAAGCAGACCCAAAGGCCCACGAGGTACTGACCAAGTTGCTTCACGAGCCAGGACTGTACGACGTCTTCCTCGCCGCGTTGGCCCGCCACGGCTACGCCATACCCGAAGAAGTGCTCTCCCGCGACGTGACCAAGCCATGGGCATTCCAAGAAGCGCTGGTCCCGGTATTCAAGGACATCTACGAATCCGAGGACACCCGCTGGGGCTTCTACCAGGCCTGCGAGGACTTGGTGGACGTCGAGGATAACTTCCAGGCCTGGCGTTTCCGCCACATGCGCGTTGTGCAGCGCACCATTGGCTTCAAGCGAGGCACCGGAGGCTCTTCGGGCGTCGACTTCCTCAAGCGCGCCCTGGACCTGACCTTCTTCCCCGAGTTGTTCGCGGTGCGTACCGAAATTGGCAAGTAA
- a CDS encoding TM0106 family RecB-like putative nuclease gives MFFLEDKFIFSASDLSISVDCNYQSLYLLDVKLGRRPRPDGVRDEMLERTAALGDAHEQNVLKGLIATYGEYDPIAGTGVKQFTDRPKMSQAGLRAAHEETMKVLRSGADVIFQATFFDGKFLGFADFLVRDQDGTWAVWDTKLARHARVSALLQIAAYADQMLAEGLPVSSSATLVLGDGTHSVHRVDEVLPVFRAQRERFLKMVRNHLAGDQPAQWNSDALRLCGRCDFCEEQSLATRDLLLVAGMSMVQREKLRTRGIYTIDQLAQLEAEPGTSLQRVTEQAKMQLGLAKTDGSVQGVSYRVKNEKPISSLPRPDQGDIFFDFEGDPLYQDPSDGSWGLEYLFGVIEYDTNEPVFKPFWAHSRSEERQAFLDFIAYVEERRQRFPHMKVYHYAPYEKTALRKLSQVHIAGEDEVDQWLRENLLVDLYETVRNALVVSTRSYSIKKLEPLYMGEHLRSGDVTDAGASVVAYAQYMQARNSPDPAAAEAILESIADYNEYDCLSTLRLRDWLLSLSDEAPGTLADMPEPPAAGEEYEPTPEELRLQNYLADLPHGQALSDDDRAIAMVAAATGYNRREKKQFWWEHFDRLSVPMDDWSDVRGVFIVDTGEILEDWHKATARARTYTRVTRLNGTLAEGSLLSPGSSVFAMFDAPLPEGMEVDDSVRGGAFNATVVELGEGWITIAEKSSAKIPEYGALPCALTPDKPLATMSIDAALKEIAQRVGATVPVLPERSGIDILRRIPPRLKTLSAPVEPSLVDGQAQIYPAVVQTLKDLDNSYLAVQGPPGTGKTFVASHVIRELIEHGWKIGVVAQSHAVVENVLRKAVEAGVDPDVVAKEVKHDDPVPWSGTSKDSLSEVLGSADGALIGGTAWTLTGSKVPEGSLDLLVIDEAGQFSLANTLAVSRAARNLLLLGDPQQLPQVTQGTHPQPVDESALGWLSGGEPVLPGELGYFLAASWRMHPALCAKVSALSYDHQLFSADAAGLRLLEGTPAGVETVFVEHRGNTVSSPQEAETIVRLVREHLGMMWSPGAGKPARPLTVADILVVAAYNAQVNLVREVLEAEGLSSVKVGTVDKFQGQEAPIVLVTMACSSAADASRGIEFLLNRNRVNVAISRGQWKAIIVRSEALTDYLPSNPSTLSQLGAFMAL, from the coding sequence GTGTTCTTTTTAGAGGATAAGTTCATCTTCTCTGCCAGTGACCTGTCCATCTCTGTTGACTGCAATTACCAATCGCTTTACCTTCTGGACGTGAAACTCGGCCGACGCCCCCGGCCCGATGGGGTACGAGACGAAATGCTGGAACGCACTGCGGCGCTCGGTGATGCTCATGAGCAGAACGTCCTCAAAGGACTGATAGCTACCTACGGCGAATATGATCCGATAGCCGGAACGGGAGTCAAGCAATTCACGGACCGCCCAAAGATGTCCCAAGCTGGGCTTCGGGCCGCCCATGAAGAGACCATGAAGGTGCTTCGCAGCGGTGCCGACGTCATTTTCCAGGCCACGTTCTTTGACGGAAAATTCCTTGGTTTTGCTGACTTCTTGGTCCGCGACCAGGATGGCACCTGGGCCGTTTGGGATACCAAGCTTGCACGCCATGCTCGGGTCAGTGCCTTGCTCCAGATCGCGGCCTACGCAGACCAAATGCTGGCCGAAGGCCTACCCGTATCCTCTTCAGCAACCCTTGTACTGGGCGACGGCACACATTCGGTGCATCGGGTCGACGAGGTGCTCCCAGTCTTCCGCGCCCAGCGTGAGCGTTTCTTGAAGATGGTGCGCAACCACCTTGCAGGAGATCAGCCGGCCCAGTGGAATTCCGATGCCCTGCGCTTATGCGGTCGCTGCGATTTCTGCGAAGAGCAATCCCTGGCGACCCGTGATCTGTTGCTGGTCGCAGGAATGTCGATGGTGCAGCGCGAAAAACTCCGGACCCGTGGCATCTACACCATTGATCAGCTCGCGCAGCTGGAAGCTGAACCAGGCACATCCCTGCAACGTGTCACCGAGCAGGCAAAAATGCAATTGGGCCTGGCCAAAACAGATGGCAGCGTCCAAGGCGTCTCCTACCGGGTGAAAAACGAAAAACCCATCTCGTCATTGCCACGTCCAGATCAAGGCGATATCTTCTTCGATTTTGAGGGGGATCCGCTATATCAGGATCCTTCCGACGGTTCGTGGGGGCTGGAGTACCTCTTCGGCGTCATCGAATATGACACCAATGAGCCGGTATTCAAACCGTTCTGGGCCCATAGCCGTTCAGAAGAACGCCAAGCGTTCTTGGATTTCATCGCCTATGTTGAAGAGCGCCGGCAGCGGTTCCCCCATATGAAGGTGTACCACTACGCCCCCTATGAGAAAACTGCCTTGCGCAAACTTTCGCAGGTGCACATTGCTGGCGAAGACGAGGTTGATCAGTGGCTGCGGGAAAACTTGCTCGTTGATCTCTACGAGACTGTGCGCAATGCTTTGGTGGTTTCGACCCGTTCCTACTCCATCAAGAAGCTCGAACCGCTGTATATGGGAGAGCATCTTCGTTCCGGCGACGTCACCGATGCCGGGGCCTCGGTGGTTGCTTACGCCCAGTACATGCAGGCCCGCAATTCACCGGATCCTGCTGCGGCCGAGGCCATCCTTGAATCGATTGCCGATTACAACGAATACGACTGCCTTTCCACCCTGCGCTTGCGTGATTGGCTGCTTTCGCTCAGCGATGAAGCCCCCGGGACGCTGGCGGATATGCCCGAACCTCCCGCAGCAGGCGAGGAATATGAGCCCACACCCGAAGAACTTCGCCTGCAAAACTATCTTGCGGATCTTCCCCATGGCCAGGCGCTAAGCGACGATGACCGCGCAATCGCCATGGTTGCTGCGGCAACCGGCTACAACCGTCGTGAAAAGAAACAGTTCTGGTGGGAACACTTTGATCGGTTGTCCGTGCCGATGGATGATTGGAGCGATGTCCGAGGCGTGTTCATTGTGGACACCGGAGAAATTCTTGAAGATTGGCACAAGGCCACTGCTCGTGCCCGTACTTACACCCGCGTGACCAGGTTGAATGGAACGCTGGCCGAAGGCTCCTTGCTCTCCCCCGGCTCCTCGGTATTCGCCATGTTCGATGCTCCGTTGCCCGAGGGCATGGAAGTCGACGACTCGGTGCGCGGCGGCGCCTTCAACGCCACCGTCGTTGAGCTGGGCGAAGGCTGGATTACCATCGCAGAAAAATCCAGTGCCAAGATCCCTGAATATGGTGCGCTTCCCTGTGCGTTGACACCAGATAAGCCGTTGGCGACGATGAGCATCGATGCCGCGCTCAAGGAGATCGCCCAACGGGTCGGTGCCACCGTGCCGGTCCTGCCAGAACGTTCAGGAATCGACATCCTGCGACGTATTCCGCCGCGCTTGAAAACCCTGTCGGCCCCGGTTGAGCCGTCCCTTGTCGATGGGCAGGCGCAGATCTATCCTGCTGTGGTCCAAACGTTGAAAGACTTGGATAATTCTTATCTTGCCGTGCAGGGGCCTCCGGGCACCGGAAAGACCTTCGTCGCTTCGCATGTGATCCGAGAGCTCATTGAGCACGGTTGGAAGATTGGTGTGGTGGCCCAATCGCACGCGGTCGTTGAGAACGTTTTACGCAAGGCGGTCGAGGCAGGTGTCGATCCGGATGTCGTAGCCAAAGAAGTCAAACATGATGACCCTGTTCCGTGGTCTGGTACTTCTAAGGATTCCTTGTCTGAAGTCCTGGGCTCTGCTGACGGGGCGCTCATCGGTGGTACTGCATGGACCCTCACCGGATCGAAGGTTCCCGAAGGCAGCCTTGATTTATTGGTCATTGATGAGGCCGGGCAGTTCTCATTGGCCAATACACTGGCCGTTTCGCGAGCAGCCCGCAATTTGCTCCTGCTCGGCGATCCCCAGCAATTGCCACAAGTCACTCAGGGCACTCATCCGCAGCCAGTCGATGAATCGGCGCTGGGCTGGCTCTCCGGCGGCGAACCGGTACTGCCCGGCGAGCTGGGCTACTTCTTGGCAGCTTCTTGGCGAATGCACCCAGCTCTTTGTGCCAAAGTTTCCGCTTTGAGCTACGACCATCAGCTATTCTCGGCAGATGCTGCCGGGTTGCGGTTGCTCGAAGGTACACCGGCCGGGGTCGAGACGGTATTCGTTGAGCATCGGGGCAATACGGTCAGCAGTCCGCAAGAAGCCGAAACTATTGTCCGTTTGGTTCGCGAACATTTGGGCATGATGTGGAGCCCCGGCGCAGGCAAGCCCGCGCGCCCTCTAACCGTTGCCGACATTCTGGTGGTTGCCGCCTACAACGCCCAGGTGAATTTGGTGCGCGAGGTGCTCGAAGCCGAAGGGCTGTCCTCAGTCAAGGTGGGAACCGTCGATAAGTTCCAAGGGCAGGAGGCGCCCATCGTGCTGGTCACCATGGCATGCTCCAGTGCCGCCGACGCGTCGCGTGGCATCGAATTCCTGCTGAACCGCAATCGCGTTAACGTCGCGATTTCGCGAGGCCAATGGAAAGCCATCATTGTGCGCAGTGAGGCGCTCACCGACTACTTGCCTTCGAACCCATCGACACTCTCACAGCTAGGTGCATTCATGGCATTGTGA
- the rpf gene encoding resuscitation-promoting factor Rpf has translation MIQQKTKNLIRRGGASLAAVAVAGTAIVAASAPANAASTWDKLAQCESGGNWSINTGNGYYGGLQFSLATWKGFGGSGMPHQASKAEQIRIATKVQASQGWGAWPACTAKLGISGSPSGSSTPQKQAPKQQAAPKQQAAPKQAAPKQAAPKQAAPKQAAPKQQAPVQKQAPKQQAAPKHAAPAPKAPVFNIDVTDSGKDYTVKSGDTLAKIADQLGVKDWRGLFVLNDDQLANPDLIMVGQTLNVPSN, from the coding sequence ATGATCCAGCAGAAGACCAAAAACTTGATCCGTCGCGGTGGAGCCTCGCTGGCCGCCGTTGCAGTTGCAGGCACCGCAATCGTGGCCGCTTCCGCACCAGCAAACGCTGCAAGCACCTGGGACAAACTGGCTCAGTGCGAGTCCGGTGGTAACTGGTCAATCAACACCGGCAATGGCTACTACGGTGGCCTGCAGTTCTCGCTGGCTACCTGGAAGGGCTTTGGCGGTTCGGGCATGCCACACCAGGCATCGAAGGCAGAGCAGATTCGCATTGCAACCAAGGTCCAGGCCTCTCAGGGCTGGGGCGCATGGCCAGCATGTACTGCGAAGCTGGGCATTAGCGGTTCCCCTTCGGGCTCCTCGACTCCGCAGAAGCAGGCTCCTAAGCAGCAGGCCGCTCCGAAGCAGCAGGCAGCACCAAAGCAGGCAGCACCAAAGCAGGCTGCACCAAAGCAGGCTGCACCAAAGCAGGCTGCACCTAAGCAGCAGGCTCCTGTCCAGAAGCAGGCTCCAAAGCAGCAGGCAGCTCCTAAGCATGCTGCTCCAGCACCAAAGGCGCCAGTGTTCAACATTGACGTAACCGATTCGGGCAAGGACTACACCGTCAAGTCTGGCGATACCCTGGCCAAGATTGCTGACCAGCTTGGTGTCAAGGACTGGCGTGGCCTGTTCGTCTTGAATGATGACCAGCTGGCCAACCCAGACTTGATCATGGTTGGACAGACTCTGAACGTTCCATCGAACTAA
- a CDS encoding YihY/virulence factor BrkB family protein has translation MPNQNGKTKDRFKESLNCYPRALREFFRNDGLDVAASLSYFMVLAMFPGLLALISLLALAGASESGTKWIMELLEQSLGASGQSSGGDSQQLLDTAEQLLEGLASQAGGTFWTILAGSLGALWSTSGYVTAFSRALNRLYGAPEGRPQWKRRPQMFLITVLIMLVAVVTLVLVLASGSVARGIGNIFGLGDGFVLMLNIAKPPILLIMLLLVLALLYYFTPNVKPRKFRWFSPGTLTALVILGLSVFGFGIYVSQFASYSATYGTIGGVIILVLACWISNIALLLGASVDIEFIRLRQLRTGAQAVDDVLLPLRDDTLIAKQELAAYKDLVHAQEVRINHGGDPLEDMEMDPVSGPKRKTKLLPMGLVAVAAWTAGRLNGKRVLRRNSEESK, from the coding sequence ATGCCAAATCAAAACGGCAAGACCAAAGACCGCTTCAAGGAATCTCTGAACTGTTATCCCCGAGCATTGCGGGAATTCTTTCGCAACGACGGACTAGATGTAGCCGCTTCCCTTTCCTATTTCATGGTTCTTGCCATGTTCCCCGGTTTGCTGGCTTTGATCTCGCTTCTGGCATTGGCCGGCGCCAGCGAAAGCGGCACCAAGTGGATTATGGAGTTGCTCGAGCAAAGCCTTGGCGCAAGCGGACAATCGTCCGGTGGCGACTCGCAACAGCTGCTCGACACTGCCGAACAATTGCTCGAAGGCTTGGCCTCTCAAGCTGGCGGCACGTTCTGGACAATTCTCGCTGGTTCGCTCGGTGCCCTGTGGAGCACTTCTGGATACGTCACTGCATTTAGCCGCGCACTGAACCGGCTATATGGTGCCCCCGAAGGCCGCCCGCAGTGGAAGCGCCGCCCACAGATGTTCCTGATTACCGTGCTGATCATGCTCGTTGCCGTCGTCACCTTAGTGCTCGTGCTGGCTTCTGGCTCTGTGGCACGAGGAATCGGCAACATTTTTGGTTTGGGTGACGGTTTCGTCCTCATGCTCAACATCGCGAAACCACCGATCCTGCTCATCATGCTGTTGCTGGTTCTAGCGTTGCTGTATTACTTCACTCCCAACGTCAAACCTAGGAAATTCCGCTGGTTTTCACCTGGCACCCTGACGGCTTTGGTAATCCTGGGGCTGTCGGTCTTTGGATTCGGTATTTATGTCTCACAGTTCGCCAGTTACTCGGCTACCTATGGAACCATCGGTGGCGTGATCATCCTGGTTTTGGCTTGCTGGATCAGTAATATCGCGTTGCTCCTTGGTGCATCGGTCGATATTGAATTCATCCGTTTGCGCCAGCTGCGTACCGGTGCCCAGGCGGTCGATGATGTCCTGCTTCCGCTACGCGACGACACTTTGATTGCCAAGCAGGAATTGGCGGCATATAAGGATCTTGTCCACGCGCAGGAAGTCCGCATCAACCACGGCGGGGATCCGCTCGAAGATATGGAGATGGACCCTGTTTCAGGGCCAAAGCGAAAGACCAAACTGCTTCCAATGGGGCTGGTCGCCGTGGCAGCGTGGACTGCTGGTCGGTTGAACGGCAAACGCGTTCTACGCAGGAACTCAGAAGAGTCTAAATAG
- a CDS encoding CoA transferase: MFSADDERQSVESILGTGFYDHQLLGMGDLDSVSGPPVWWGGPLNVERLAAGSVSLVCAALDALAGAELKLASSTPSIGAAFGSSSHLRIEGQRTQGFAQYSGFYRCMDGWIRTHANYPHHERALLTALGMASGSGIEDVLRHLGAREAQERIVSAGGIAAVVRSRQQWLNSAEGSESGRGPWAQFSLREASSTSSWTYGQRTEMPLQGLKILDLTRVIAGPTASRTLAAFGAQVLRLDAPQLPELAWQHVDTGFGKRSTLLDLKSAPGQARLHELLGEADALILGYRPGALARAGLGLDELRERYPDLIVAELSAWGFEGSWAQRRGFDSIVQAATGISQACSDAGHRPGALPVQALDHATGYGLAAAVIALVRARRVQRQTGSVRFSLARTADALFAFDAPHPPVQSLGEVQLRRMSSSYGELEYVGPPFSVAGRELDFAKPPPVYGQDEPVWN, encoded by the coding sequence ATGTTCTCAGCAGATGATGAGCGCCAGTCAGTAGAGAGCATCCTGGGAACTGGGTTCTATGATCACCAGTTGCTCGGGATGGGGGATCTCGACTCCGTATCCGGCCCACCAGTTTGGTGGGGCGGTCCGTTGAACGTGGAGAGGCTCGCCGCCGGCTCGGTGAGCTTGGTTTGCGCGGCGCTCGACGCCCTGGCTGGCGCGGAGCTAAAACTAGCTTCATCGACTCCAAGCATCGGTGCTGCTTTCGGATCCTCAAGCCACCTGCGCATTGAGGGGCAGAGGACGCAGGGCTTCGCGCAATATTCGGGATTCTATCGGTGCATGGATGGCTGGATCAGAACCCACGCCAATTATCCTCATCATGAGCGCGCACTTCTAACAGCGTTGGGCATGGCTTCAGGATCCGGGATCGAGGATGTGCTCAGGCATCTTGGTGCCAGGGAAGCCCAGGAACGTATTGTTTCGGCCGGTGGTATCGCCGCTGTGGTCCGATCCCGTCAACAGTGGCTCAATTCAGCAGAAGGCAGTGAGTCCGGCCGTGGGCCTTGGGCGCAATTCAGCTTGCGTGAGGCAAGTTCAACGTCGTCGTGGACATATGGCCAGCGGACAGAGATGCCGCTTCAAGGACTGAAAATCTTGGACCTTACCCGAGTGATCGCAGGGCCGACTGCAAGCAGAACACTTGCCGCCTTCGGGGCGCAGGTTTTGCGCTTGGACGCACCCCAGCTTCCGGAGCTTGCTTGGCAGCATGTGGATACCGGCTTCGGCAAGCGCAGTACGCTCCTAGATTTGAAAAGCGCACCCGGGCAAGCACGGCTCCATGAGCTGCTGGGAGAAGCCGACGCGCTGATCTTGGGGTATCGGCCGGGTGCGCTGGCCCGTGCAGGGCTTGGGCTGGATGAATTGCGTGAACGGTACCCGGATTTGATCGTGGCTGAACTAAGCGCATGGGGCTTCGAAGGCTCGTGGGCGCAGCGGCGCGGGTTCGACAGCATTGTGCAGGCCGCAACCGGTATTTCGCAGGCTTGCAGTGATGCCGGGCATCGCCCCGGTGCTCTTCCCGTGCAGGCGCTTGACCATGCCACTGGGTATGGGCTGGCCGCGGCGGTCATTGCCTTGGTGCGTGCACGTCGTGTCCAGCGGCAAACTGGTTCGGTGCGCTTCTCTCTAGCGCGCACAGCCGATGCCCTGTTTGCCTTTGACGCTCCGCACCCGCCCGTGCAGTCTTTGGGCGAGGTGCAGCTGCGGCGGATGAGCAGTTCCTATGGCGAACTTGAATACGTCGGTCCACCGTTCAGCGTTGCTGGTCGAGAGCTGGACTTTGCCAAGCCGCCGCCGGTGTATGGACAAGATGAGCCAGTCTGGAACTAG
- a CDS encoding polysaccharide deacetylase family protein — translation MTLSVAGCSAAEDSSNPAPDPAAVQKAEQEKARVENVKAEINRLADGYDYDGAIRLAKKDSSKALNQMVGGLEDEKEQVSAWEDPDQIPHLFFHSLVVDPERAFDDGSSSQGYANYMVTQKEFTAILESLYARDYVLVNPEDFASVDDDGKMEYRDIMLPKDKKPLVLSVDDLSYYEYMENDGFASKLVLDGDGTVRNEYVDAQGETQIGAFDVTTMVDDFIAEHPDFTYRDARGLIAMTGYNGVFGYRTSASQYPESKTLKADQKDAKEIAEAMKDSGWVFASHSWGHIATGTVSMGRLERDTKLWKDEVQPLVGKTMHYIYPFGSDIAQTQSYSGARYEFFKDQGFKYFYGIDGTIRSWMQQGDNYQRQMRINVDGLQMAKEQRGDRPVLETFFNVQDVIDPARK, via the coding sequence TTGACGCTCAGCGTTGCTGGATGCAGTGCAGCAGAAGATTCATCGAACCCGGCGCCGGATCCTGCTGCCGTCCAAAAGGCCGAGCAAGAAAAGGCGCGCGTAGAGAACGTGAAAGCTGAGATTAATCGGCTAGCAGATGGATATGACTACGACGGCGCAATCAGACTTGCGAAGAAGGATAGTTCCAAAGCACTGAACCAGATGGTCGGCGGTCTCGAAGATGAGAAAGAGCAAGTTTCAGCTTGGGAGGATCCAGATCAGATACCCCATCTGTTCTTCCACTCGCTGGTAGTTGATCCCGAAAGAGCTTTTGACGACGGAAGCAGTTCCCAGGGATACGCAAACTATATGGTGACTCAAAAGGAATTTACGGCCATTCTGGAGTCGTTGTATGCGCGTGACTATGTGCTGGTCAATCCGGAAGATTTTGCCTCCGTTGATGACGACGGGAAGATGGAATATCGAGACATCATGCTTCCCAAGGACAAGAAGCCGTTGGTCCTGTCCGTCGATGACCTGAGCTATTACGAATACATGGAAAATGATGGATTCGCGAGCAAACTAGTGCTGGATGGCGATGGGACGGTCCGCAACGAATACGTGGATGCCCAGGGTGAAACGCAGATCGGTGCTTTTGATGTCACCACGATGGTCGATGACTTCATTGCCGAACATCCAGATTTCACCTATCGCGATGCCCGTGGCCTTATTGCAATGACTGGTTATAACGGTGTGTTTGGCTACCGCACTTCCGCTAGCCAATACCCGGAGAGTAAAACTCTGAAAGCTGACCAAAAGGATGCCAAGGAAATTGCCGAAGCAATGAAGGACAGCGGTTGGGTATTCGCATCTCATTCGTGGGGTCATATCGCCACCGGTACAGTCAGCATGGGCCGGCTAGAACGGGATACGAAGCTGTGGAAGGACGAAGTGCAGCCGCTCGTGGGAAAAACAATGCACTACATCTATCCCTTCGGCTCGGATATTGCCCAGACCCAGAGCTACTCCGGGGCCCGCTATGAGTTTTTCAAAGACCAGGGATTCAAGTACTTCTACGGCATCGATGGGACCATTCGCTCATGGATGCAGCAAGGCGATAACTACCAGCGGCAGATGCGAATCAATGTTGACGGATTGCAGATGGCCAAAGAACAACGCGGTGACCGTCCCGTCCTTGAAACGTTCTTCAACGTCCAGGACGTGATTGATCCAGCCAGAAAATGA
- a CDS encoding M50 family metallopeptidase, translating to MNLDIAQAWERLSQPVNVALTQWQWLIVALVILLLVVPRPMWRITGLYSTLVHELGHIVAALFTGRYVAGLRLGWDHSGEVRSVGRGKLSVIISGVFGYPAPLWVSAVMFWGIASGYAGRALGIYALLFLVALIFVRNWPAFVVCIISAVVALSVVFYAPVEAYLYLALLIAGFLLLAGLKDFVKLLSVHIWRRRDLAQSDAYLIAEATGTFATLWLLAISSLGAGGLLWAMLSLFRLF from the coding sequence ATGAATCTGGATATTGCCCAGGCTTGGGAGCGGCTCTCGCAGCCGGTGAACGTGGCTTTGACACAGTGGCAGTGGTTGATCGTCGCGCTCGTGATTCTGCTGTTGGTGGTGCCGCGGCCGATGTGGCGCATTACCGGGTTGTACAGCACCCTGGTTCATGAGCTCGGCCATATCGTTGCGGCCCTGTTCACCGGAAGATACGTTGCCGGGTTGCGGTTGGGGTGGGACCATTCGGGCGAAGTGCGCAGTGTTGGCCGAGGCAAGCTCTCTGTGATCATCTCGGGGGTCTTCGGATATCCAGCGCCATTGTGGGTTTCAGCCGTGATGTTCTGGGGGATTGCTTCTGGCTATGCCGGGCGGGCACTAGGGATTTATGCGTTGCTGTTCCTCGTTGCACTGATCTTTGTGCGCAACTGGCCAGCATTTGTTGTTTGCATTATCAGCGCAGTAGTTGCGTTGTCGGTGGTTTTCTATGCACCTGTCGAGGCGTACCTCTACCTTGCTTTACTCATTGCCGGTTTCTTGCTGCTGGCCGGTCTGAAAGATTTCGTGAAGCTGCTTTCGGTGCACATCTGGCGGCGTCGGGATCTCGCGCAGTCCGACGCGTATTTGATCGCAGAGGCGACCGGAACCTTTGCTACGTTGTGGCTCTTGGCGATTAGTTCCTTGGGCGCGGGCGGTCTGCTGTGGGCAATGCTGAGCCTATTTAGACTCTTCTGA
- a CDS encoding PaaX family transcriptional regulator, whose product MASNTSLSALSLDDFEARTGSATSIIRTITGLYVRHEAAGVARTQIVELAHAAGVSVPAAQTAISRLIDRQVLEASQASSLHVPHAAQQMFERGARRIFTPRQMSGTDPWCLVAYSLPEALRSLRHQIRKHFLQLGGGMASAGLWIFPEYLRAEVTAVLSALGARDHATLFTAQQPHFPGTPQQAAGAWWDLQRLAALHEAFLENTAAVDAQDIAPPNAYRGYVTMIDSWRALPYLDPGLPEFMLPAQWPGAESRERFMALSEALQEPASAFARSLLDS is encoded by the coding sequence TTGGCAAGTAATACTTCCCTCTCGGCACTGAGCCTCGATGATTTCGAGGCCCGCACCGGAAGTGCGACCTCGATTATCCGCACGATTACCGGTCTCTATGTACGACATGAGGCAGCTGGCGTGGCCCGCACCCAGATCGTGGAGCTGGCTCATGCCGCCGGAGTTTCGGTCCCAGCAGCGCAAACTGCGATCTCGCGGCTGATCGATCGCCAGGTGCTGGAAGCCTCGCAGGCTTCCAGCTTGCACGTTCCACACGCAGCGCAACAGATGTTCGAGCGTGGGGCCCGAAGAATATTCACCCCGCGGCAAATGTCAGGAACCGACCCGTGGTGCCTGGTGGCCTATTCGCTGCCCGAGGCCTTGCGTTCTCTGCGCCATCAAATACGCAAGCATTTCTTGCAGCTGGGCGGAGGCATGGCTTCAGCCGGGCTCTGGATTTTCCCGGAGTACCTGCGAGCAGAAGTAACAGCGGTGCTCAGCGCCCTGGGTGCCAGGGACCATGCGACGCTTTTTACCGCTCAGCAACCGCATTTCCCGGGGACGCCGCAACAGGCTGCCGGAGCATGGTGGGATCTCCAGCGCCTCGCCGCGCTGCATGAAGCGTTCCTGGAAAATACTGCAGCCGTGGATGCCCAGGACATCGCCCCGCCCAACGCCTACCGGGGCTACGTCACCATGATCGACTCATGGCGGGCCCTGCCCTACCTGGATCCCGGGTTGCCCGAGTTCATGCTGCCGGCACAGTGGCCCGGCGCCGAAAGCCGCGAGCGCTTCATGGCATTATCCGAGGCCCTGCAAGAACCAGCATCGGCGTTTGCCCGTTCGCTTCTGGACAGCTAG